From the genome of Streptomyces sp. NBC_01116, one region includes:
- a CDS encoding gamma carbonic anhydrase family protein, with protein sequence MAEQALITGMGGKEPDIDVDAFVAPTSVVIGEVTLAPGSSVWYQAVLRADCGPITLGPDSNIQDNCSVHTDPGFPLTVGARVSVGHNAVLHGCVIEDDVLVGMGATVLNGAHIGAGSLVAAQALVPQGMRVPPGSLVAGVPAKVKRPLTVEELESIRFNAAGYVELAKAHREAHGG encoded by the coding sequence ATGGCGGAGCAGGCGTTGATCACGGGCATGGGCGGCAAGGAGCCGGACATCGACGTGGACGCGTTCGTGGCGCCGACCTCCGTGGTGATCGGCGAGGTGACGCTCGCCCCGGGCTCCAGCGTCTGGTACCAGGCCGTGCTGCGGGCCGACTGCGGTCCCATCACGCTCGGCCCCGACAGCAATATCCAGGACAACTGCAGCGTGCACACCGACCCCGGTTTCCCGCTCACCGTGGGCGCACGGGTCTCGGTCGGCCACAACGCGGTGCTGCACGGCTGTGTGATCGAGGACGACGTGCTGGTGGGGATGGGCGCCACGGTGCTCAACGGCGCGCACATCGGGGCGGGTTCGCTGGTCGCGGCGCAGGCCCTGGTGCCGCAGGGGATGCGGGTGCCGCCGGGCTCGCTCGTCGCGGGGGTGCCCGCGAAGGTGAAGCGGCCGCTGACCGTGGAGGAGTTGGAGAGCATCCGTTTCAACGCGGCCGGGTACGTGGAGCTGGCGAAGGCCCACCGTGAGGCGCACGGGGGCTGA
- a CDS encoding DUF4442 domain-containing protein, whose protein sequence is MTVGEMLVATVPMARTLNLDFLETTPERAVVRLPDQADYHNHLGGPHAGAMFTLAESASGAIVIAAFGDQMSRAVPLAVKAEIGYKKLAKGEVTATATLGRPIADVVAELDAGERPEFPVAIEIRRADGAVTGEMTVVWTLRPNS, encoded by the coding sequence ATGACCGTGGGCGAGATGCTCGTCGCGACGGTCCCGATGGCCCGGACCCTCAACCTCGACTTCCTGGAGACGACGCCGGAGCGCGCCGTCGTCCGGCTGCCCGACCAGGCGGACTACCACAACCACCTCGGCGGTCCCCACGCCGGAGCGATGTTCACGCTTGCCGAGTCCGCCAGCGGCGCGATCGTCATCGCCGCCTTCGGCGACCAGATGTCGCGCGCCGTGCCGCTCGCCGTGAAGGCCGAGATCGGCTACAAGAAGCTCGCCAAGGGCGAGGTCACCGCCACCGCGACCCTCGGCCGCCCCATCGCCGACGTCGTCGCCGAACTGGACGCCGGCGAGCGGCCGGAATTCCCCGTCGCCATCGAGATCCGGCGCGCCGACGGCGCGGTCACCGGCGAGATGACCGTCGTGTGGACCCTGCGCCCCAACAGCTGA
- a CDS encoding spermidine synthase, protein MNEPIPVIREVDCGTARLLPDVDRDRAWLLMVDDAPQSYVDLDDPSHLEFEYVRRLAHVVDGAAGPGEPLDVLHLGGGALTLPRYVAATRPGSRQDVVDADRGLLRLVREHLPLPGGGGISLHAADARERLEAAVPASVDLLIADVFGGSRVPAHLTSVEYARAAGRAMREDGIYAANLADSAPFAFLRSQLANFAAVFPELAMIGEPAVLRGRRFGNVVLLASYAPLDVAPLVRACAADAFPARVTHGPALTRFIGGARPVADVDAVASPEPPAGAFSVG, encoded by the coding sequence GTGAACGAGCCGATACCCGTCATCCGCGAGGTCGACTGCGGCACCGCCCGGCTGCTGCCCGACGTGGACCGCGACCGGGCCTGGCTGCTCATGGTCGACGACGCGCCCCAGTCCTACGTCGACCTCGACGACCCGTCCCACCTGGAGTTCGAGTACGTACGCAGGCTCGCCCACGTGGTGGACGGCGCGGCCGGACCGGGCGAGCCCCTGGACGTCCTGCACCTGGGCGGCGGGGCGCTGACCCTGCCCCGCTACGTGGCGGCGACCCGCCCCGGATCGCGCCAGGACGTCGTCGACGCGGACCGGGGGCTGCTGCGGCTGGTCCGGGAGCATCTGCCGCTGCCCGGGGGCGGCGGCATCTCCCTGCACGCGGCCGACGCCCGGGAGCGGCTGGAGGCGGCGGTCCCCGCCTCCGTCGACCTCCTGATCGCGGACGTCTTCGGCGGCTCCCGTGTTCCGGCGCACCTCACGTCCGTCGAGTACGCGCGGGCCGCGGGCCGGGCGATGCGCGAGGACGGGATCTACGCCGCCAACCTGGCCGACAGCGCGCCGTTCGCCTTCCTCCGCTCCCAACTGGCGAACTTCGCCGCGGTCTTCCCGGAACTCGCCATGATCGGGGAGCCGGCCGTGCTGCGCGGGCGGCGCTTCGGCAACGTCGTCCTGCTCGCCTCGTACGCGCCCCTCGACGTGGCCCCGCTCGTCCGCGCCTGTGCCGCCGACGCCTTCCCCGCACGGGTCACCCACGGCCCCGCGCTGACCCGGTTCATCGGCGGGGCCCGCCCGGTGGCGGACGTGGACGCGGTCGCCTCGCCCGAACCGCCCGCCGGAGCCTTCAGCGTCGGCTGA
- the tuf gene encoding elongation factor Tu produces the protein MSKTAYVRTKPHLNIGTMGHVDHGKTTLTAAITKVLSERGGSSTSYVSFDRIDRAPEEAQRGITINIAHVEYETDTRHYAHVDMPGHADYIKNMVTGAAQLDGAILVVSALDGIMPQTAEHVLLARQVGVDHIVVALNKADAGDPELTDLVELEVRELLSAHGYGGDTVPVVRVSGLRALEGDPRWTAAIEGLLDAVDTYVPIPVRYTDAPFLLSVENVLTITGRGTVVTGAVERGTVRAGDRVAVLGADVETVVTGLETFGKPMESAEAGDNVALLLRGVERDRVRRGHVVAAPGSVVPSRRFTAQVYVLSTKEGGRSTPVTTGYRPQFYIRTADVVGDVDLGGTAVARPGDTVTMTVELGRDVPLESGLGFAIREGGRTVGAGTVTELL, from the coding sequence ATGTCCAAGACCGCTTACGTACGCACCAAGCCGCACCTCAACATCGGCACCATGGGCCACGTCGACCACGGCAAGACCACGCTCACCGCCGCCATCACCAAGGTCCTCAGCGAGCGCGGGGGCAGCTCCACCTCCTACGTGTCCTTCGACCGGATCGACCGTGCCCCCGAGGAGGCCCAGCGCGGCATCACGATCAACATCGCGCACGTCGAGTACGAGACCGACACCCGCCACTACGCGCACGTCGACATGCCCGGACACGCCGACTACATCAAGAACATGGTGACCGGGGCGGCGCAGCTCGACGGGGCGATCCTCGTCGTCTCCGCGCTCGACGGGATCATGCCGCAGACCGCCGAGCACGTGCTGCTGGCCCGTCAAGTGGGCGTCGACCACATCGTCGTCGCCCTCAACAAGGCCGACGCGGGCGACCCCGAGCTGACCGACCTGGTCGAGCTGGAGGTCCGCGAGCTGCTCTCCGCGCACGGGTACGGCGGCGACACCGTCCCCGTGGTCCGGGTCTCCGGGCTCAGGGCGCTGGAGGGCGACCCCCGGTGGACGGCGGCGATCGAAGGGCTGCTGGACGCCGTCGACACCTACGTACCGATTCCGGTGCGCTACACCGACGCGCCGTTCCTGCTGTCCGTCGAGAACGTCCTGACCATCACGGGCCGGGGCACCGTCGTCACGGGCGCCGTCGAGCGCGGCACCGTCCGCGCCGGCGACCGGGTCGCGGTGCTCGGCGCGGACGTCGAGACGGTCGTCACCGGCCTGGAGACCTTCGGCAAGCCGATGGAGTCCGCCGAGGCCGGGGACAACGTCGCGCTGCTGCTGCGCGGGGTGGAGCGCGACCGGGTCCGCCGCGGCCATGTCGTCGCCGCGCCCGGCAGCGTGGTGCCGAGCCGCCGGTTCACCGCCCAGGTGTACGTCCTGTCGACGAAGGAGGGTGGCCGCTCGACCCCGGTGACCACCGGCTACCGGCCGCAGTTCTACATCCGTACGGCGGACGTCGTCGGCGACGTCGACCTCGGCGGGACGGCGGTCGCGCGCCCCGGCGACACGGTCACGATGACCGTGGAGCTGGGCCGTGACGTGCCACTGGAGTCCGGTCTCGGCTTCGCGATCCGCGAGGGCGGCCGCACGGTCGGCGCGGGCACGGTCACCGAGCTGCTCTGA
- a CDS encoding DNA alkylation repair protein, whose translation MNPAADAPVPPDSALADTVLERLVAVYAPAADPVRAAGAAAYMKHVAPFLGIPTPERRALSRTVLAGAGRPEEADCTAIALRCWRLPEREYQYFAADYLRRYAGRCTSGFLPVLRHLVTTVPWWDTVDVLAAHVAGPLVAADPALAREMDRWIDDPSLWAARTALLHQLRYREATDTGRLFGYCLRRADHPDFFIRKAIGWALREYAKTDPAAVRDFVVGAGTRLSPLSAREALKNL comes from the coding sequence GTGAACCCCGCCGCCGACGCCCCCGTCCCGCCGGACAGCGCCCTCGCCGACACCGTCCTGGAGCGGCTCGTCGCCGTCTATGCCCCGGCCGCCGACCCCGTGCGGGCCGCGGGAGCCGCCGCGTACATGAAGCACGTGGCCCCCTTCCTCGGGATCCCCACCCCCGAGCGCCGGGCCCTGTCACGGACCGTGCTGGCGGGCGCCGGGCGGCCGGAGGAGGCGGACTGCACGGCGATCGCGCTGCGCTGCTGGCGGCTGCCGGAGCGGGAGTACCAGTACTTCGCCGCCGACTACCTGCGCCGGTACGCGGGCCGCTGCACCTCCGGCTTCCTGCCGGTCCTGCGCCACCTCGTGACCACCGTCCCCTGGTGGGACACGGTCGACGTGCTCGCCGCGCATGTCGCGGGCCCCCTGGTCGCCGCCGACCCGGCGCTCGCCCGGGAGATGGACCGGTGGATCGACGACCCCAGCCTCTGGGCGGCCAGGACCGCCCTGCTGCACCAGCTGCGCTACCGGGAGGCCACCGACACCGGCCGGCTCTTCGGCTACTGCCTGCGCCGCGCGGACCACCCCGACTTCTTCATCCGCAAGGCGATCGGCTGGGCCCTGCGGGAGTACGCCAAGACCGACCCCGCCGCCGTACGCGACTTCGTCGTGGGAGCCGGGACCCGCCTGTCGCCGCTCTCCGCGCGCGAGGCGCTCAAGAACCTCTGA
- a CDS encoding TVP38/TMEM64 family protein, with protein MFDPVPSARPATGPALRLSRALLSPWSRFSLLVVVLLGAASTMLLFEPQRLLASGWPPQLTGGTAAMIFGLAYGALTVAFVPRPLLNIAAGALFGAQAGLAAALAGTVLGAGVSFMLGRVLGQDALRTLLRGRLLTAADGVLSRHGFRSVLALRLFPGIPFAAANYCAATSRMSAPPFLLATGLGSIPNTAAYVIAGSEAASPTSPVFLAATGFIVLSALGGALVAWRKRHRLGRDTPEN; from the coding sequence ATGTTCGACCCCGTCCCCTCCGCCCGGCCCGCCACCGGTCCCGCCCTGCGCCTCTCCAGGGCGCTGCTGTCGCCGTGGTCCCGGTTCTCGCTGCTCGTGGTCGTCCTGCTGGGGGCCGCGTCGACGATGCTGCTGTTCGAACCACAGCGGCTGCTGGCGTCGGGCTGGCCGCCCCAGCTGACCGGCGGCACGGCCGCGATGATCTTCGGGCTGGCGTACGGGGCGCTGACGGTGGCGTTCGTGCCGCGTCCGCTGCTCAACATCGCCGCGGGCGCGTTGTTCGGCGCGCAGGCGGGTCTCGCGGCGGCGCTGGCGGGCACGGTGCTGGGCGCGGGCGTGTCGTTCATGCTGGGCCGGGTGCTGGGCCAGGACGCGCTGCGGACCCTGTTGCGGGGGAGGCTGCTGACCGCCGCGGACGGGGTGCTGAGCCGGCACGGCTTCCGGTCCGTCCTGGCGCTGCGGCTCTTCCCCGGGATCCCGTTCGCCGCCGCCAACTACTGCGCGGCGACCTCCCGGATGAGCGCTCCGCCGTTCCTCCTGGCCACCGGGCTGGGGTCGATCCCGAACACGGCGGCGTACGTGATAGCCGGCAGCGAGGCCGCGTCGCCGACCTCGCCGGTCTTCCTGGCCGCCACGGGCTTCATCGTGCTGTCCGCTCTCGGCGGGGCGCTGGTCGCCTGGCGCAAGCGTCACCGGCTCGGCCGGGACACGCCGGAGAACTGA
- a CDS encoding undecaprenyl-diphosphate phosphatase produces the protein MSWFESFVLGLVQGLTEFLPISSSAHLRLTAAFAGWHDPGAAFTAISQIGTEAAVLIYFRKDIARILSAWFRSLTDRAMRGDHDAQMGWLVIVGSIPIGVLGITLKDQIEGPFRDLRLIATTLIGMGIVLGIADRLAARDESGGKHRVVKERKTLKDLGVRDGLIFGFCQAMALVPGVSRSGATISGGLLMGYTRESAARYSFLLAIPAVLASGAYELKDVGEGHVSWGPTIFATLVAFFVGYAVIAWFMKFITTKSFMPFVIYRILLGIVLFILIWAGVLSPHAGESAG, from the coding sequence ATGAGCTGGTTCGAATCATTCGTCCTGGGACTCGTTCAGGGACTGACCGAGTTCCTGCCGATCTCCTCCAGCGCCCATCTGCGGCTGACCGCCGCGTTCGCCGGCTGGCACGACCCGGGGGCCGCCTTCACCGCCATCAGTCAGATCGGCACGGAGGCGGCGGTGCTCATCTACTTCCGCAAGGACATCGCACGCATCCTGTCCGCGTGGTTCCGCTCGCTGACGGACCGTGCGATGCGCGGTGACCACGACGCCCAGATGGGCTGGCTGGTCATCGTCGGCTCGATCCCCATCGGCGTCCTGGGCATCACGCTCAAGGACCAGATCGAGGGACCGTTCCGCGACCTCCGGCTGATCGCGACGACGCTGATCGGCATGGGCATCGTGCTGGGCATCGCCGACCGGCTGGCCGCGCGCGACGAGTCGGGCGGCAAGCACCGGGTGGTGAAGGAGCGCAAGACGCTCAAGGACCTCGGGGTCAGGGACGGTCTGATCTTCGGGTTCTGCCAGGCGATGGCGCTCGTCCCCGGGGTCTCCCGGTCGGGCGCGACGATCAGCGGTGGCCTGCTGATGGGCTACACCCGCGAGTCGGCCGCCCGCTACTCGTTCCTGCTGGCGATCCCCGCGGTGCTCGCCTCGGGCGCCTACGAGCTCAAGGACGTGGGCGAGGGGCATGTCTCCTGGGGCCCGACGATCTTCGCGACGCTGGTGGCGTTCTTCGTCGGATACGCCGTCATCGCGTGGTTCATGAAGTTCATCACGACCAAGAGCTTCATGCCGTTCGTCATCTACCGCATCCTGCTCGGCATCGTCCTCTTCATCCTGATCTGGGCCGGGGTGCTCAGCCCGCACGCGGGTGAGTCGGCGGGCTGA
- a CDS encoding AAA family ATPase, with translation MGWTEVPVDTGSPAAGAVLLIGIPGSGKSTVAAALAARFATAAHIEVDALQELIVSGGRWPSPEKDEEADRQIFLRARNACLLADSFAAAGFLPVIDDVVVRRAHLDFYRATLTGVPLHCVVLAPGAAKARERNLARDKTLTTDWSPLDDVMRAELADEKIWIDSAELTVDETVDAVLTATGLTPPPA, from the coding sequence ATGGGGTGGACAGAGGTACCGGTCGACACCGGATCACCGGCGGCGGGCGCCGTCCTGCTGATCGGCATCCCCGGCAGCGGCAAGAGCACGGTGGCCGCGGCTCTCGCCGCCCGCTTCGCCACCGCCGCCCACATCGAGGTGGACGCCCTCCAGGAACTCATCGTCTCCGGCGGCCGGTGGCCCTCGCCCGAGAAGGACGAGGAGGCGGACCGGCAGATCTTCCTCCGGGCCCGCAACGCCTGCCTGCTGGCGGACAGTTTCGCCGCCGCGGGCTTCCTCCCGGTCATCGACGACGTCGTCGTACGCCGTGCCCACCTCGACTTCTACCGCGCCACGCTCACCGGCGTACCGCTGCACTGCGTGGTCCTGGCCCCGGGAGCCGCGAAGGCCAGGGAGCGCAACCTCGCCCGGGACAAGACGCTGACGACGGACTGGTCCCCGCTGGACGACGTCATGCGCGCCGAACTGGCCGACGAGAAGATCTGGATCGACAGCGCGGAGCTGACCGTGGACGAGACGGTCGACGCAGTCCTGACCGCCACCGGCCTGACGCCGCCACCGGCCTGA